In Callospermophilus lateralis isolate mCalLat2 chromosome 19, mCalLat2.hap1, whole genome shotgun sequence, the following are encoded in one genomic region:
- the Ccl26 gene encoding C-C motif chemokine 26, whose protein sequence is MKSFPLVPPILLAFLLSVHTYVLRDSDTEKSCCFQYSHKMIPWNWVQAYQFTQISCPQQGVIFTTKIGERICVQPKEKWVQRYISLLEAKK, encoded by the exons ATGAAGAGCTTTCCCCTGGTTCCTCCCATTCTCCTGGCCTTCCTCCTGAGCGTCCACACGTATGTCCTAC GAGACAGTGACACAGAAAAGTCATGCTGTTTCCAGTACAGCCATAAGATGATTCCCTGGAACTgggtgcaagcctaccagttcacCCAGATCAGCTGCCCCCAGCAGGGCGTGAT ATTCACCACCAAAATAGGTGAGAGAATCTGCGTCCAACCGAAGGAAAAATGGGTGCAGAGATACATTTCTCTGTTGGAAGCTAAGAAATAA
- the Ccl24 gene encoding C-C motif chemokine 24, with protein sequence MAGPPSIIAGFLLLALCVQCIIPTGSVVTPFSCCFNFTTKKIPQKRVVSYQLTSGSTCVKAGVIFTTTAGRKVCADPSQLWVQEYKKNLNTEQKQPSAEARVRGVKVRRPRRRGNRTAI encoded by the exons ATGGCAGGTCCCCCGAGCATCATAGCTGGCTTCCTGCTTCTGGCCCTTTGTGTCCAATGCATCATCCCCACAG GCTCCGTGGTCACCCCCTTTTCTTGCTGCTTCAACTTTACGACCAAGAAAATTCCCCAGAAACGAGTGGTAAGCTACCAGTTGACCAGCGGGAGCACCTGCGTCAAGGCAGGGGTGAT CTTCACCACCACGGCGGGCCGGAAGGTCTGTGCTGACCCCAGTCAGCTGTGGGTCCAGGAGTACAAGAAGAACCTGAACACCGAGCAGAAGCAGCCTTCTGCAGAGGCCAGGGTCCGGGGTGTCAAGGTCCGCAGGCCGAGACGCCGTGGCAACAGAACTGCCATCTAA